The following coding sequences are from one Humulus lupulus chromosome X, drHumLupu1.1, whole genome shotgun sequence window:
- the LOC133805540 gene encoding uncharacterized protein LOC133805540, giving the protein MQERKEAAALAAQTNIWLNLWKVRSPPKVKDLLWRAAKGSLPTRLQLHLKHVDIEKNCPYCHGELESILHCLINCPFVQNCWRYSGLKVVCPFFGSFAKWLEQSFNNNDEDSRQKIASLYWSVWRTRNELVWHNKKTYAASVNILATSMLHQWVQAQNKVDVPFAAFLSNGDGATTWRKPHGNDIKINVDAAIFLKGAHSVSRVWPEMR; this is encoded by the coding sequence ATGCAGGAAAGGAAGGAGGCAGCGGCTTTAGCGGCTCAAACGAATATCTGGTTGAATTTGTGGAAGGTTCGAAGTCCTCCCAAGGTGAAAGACTTGCTTTGGCGTGCAGCAAAAGGAAGTCTCCCCACACGATTGCAATTACATCTGAAGCATGTTGATATTGAGAAAAATTGCCCTTATTGTCACGGTGAACTTGAATCTATTCTTCACTGCCTTATAAACTGCCCTTTTGTGCAGAATTGCTGGAGGTATTCTGGGCTGAAAGTTGTTTGTCCTTTTTTTGGGTCGTTTGCCAAATGGCTGGAGCAAAGCTTTAACAACAATGATGAGGACAGTAGGCAAAAAATTGCATCTCTGTATTGGAGTGTATGGAGAACACGTAATGAACTTGTGTGGCATAACAAGAAGACATATGCAGCTTCAGTAAATATACTGGCCACGTCGATGCTCCACCAGTGGGTTCAGGCTCAAAATAAGGTCGATGTGCCATTTGCGGCCTTTTTGTCCAATGGAGATGGAGCAACTACCTGGCGGAAACCACATGGGAATGACATAAAAATTAACGTTGATGCCGCTatttttctgaaaggggcacATTCAGTTTCGCGTGTATGGCCAGAAATGCGATAG